The genomic interval GGGCTTCAACCCTATGGACTATATTCGATTCTACAATCTGCGCAACTACGACCGCATAAACACCGGTGGCATTATGGCTGCAGCTGAGTACCAGAGCGGTGTCAACTATGATGATGCCCGCAGACAATATGACCTGAACACTGCCGGCCCCGGAGGTTATGCTCAGGCTCCCCAAGATGCTTCGCGGAGTGCTTTTGACACCACCGCCCCGTTCCAGCAGTACCAACAGGCTGCGCAACAGCAGTCTCACGGCAAGTCCAGCACCCGCTGGGATAGTGTCAGTGCGTGCTACATGCTGGGCGGAGAGGACATTCGCAATGTGCCTTGGGACGGCCACCCAGATGCCGAGATTGATGCGTTTGTCAGTGAAGAACTATACGTTCATTCCAAGGTATGTTTCTCATCCAACAAACCATCCATCACAAATAAACTAACACACAGAAAGGTGATGATCGCCGACGACCGCGTAGTGATCTGCGGCTCCGCCAACCTAAACGACCGCTCGCAGCTCGGCGACCACGACTCCGAAATCGCCGTCGTGATCGAAGACTACACACCCATCCAGTCAAGAATGAACGGCAAGCCCTGGACAGCCAGCCGGTTCGCGTCATCTCTGCGCCGCGAGCTCTTCCGCAAAcacctcggcctcctcccaccacaaGACTACAGCGTGGCAAACGAAAACTCCGAGCCCGTCGGGATCCCCAACCGATTCGACTTCGACTGCCCAGAAAGCAAAGTCGTCGAGGACCCGCTCGCCGACACATTTGACAGCCTGTGGAACACACGCGCACACACCAACACCGAAATCTTCCGCAAGGTCTTCCACGCCGTGCCGGACGACAATGTCCGGAACTGGGCCACGTACAAGGAGTTCTACGAGTACTACTTCCACAAAGCGGATaaggaggccgagggcaAGGATGATCTGGGCCGTCCGGCCAGGTATCAATGGGGCCATGTTGTGCGCGAGGACTTTGCGCCGGGTGCTGAGGGGGCGAGACAGGTGAAGGAATTGTTGGCGCAGGTTAAGGGGACGTTGGTGGAGATGCCGCTTATGTTCTTGTGTGATGAGGATGTTGCCAAGGAGGGCCTTACACTGAATGATCTGACGGAACCGCTTTATACTTAGTTAGCTTGGATTGCTGTGGTTGTCTAGGTAGATGGAAGCAATTGAACATGTGCATAGAGACACGGATACCTGTAGATTCCTTGGGTGTGTAAATTTAggtttgttttcttgtcttgCGATAAAACCCTGCAAGTACTTAAAAGGCAAGAGGAGCAATTTACTGATGAGGGACAGCATCCCTTGACGAACACTCTTGTCAAACCGATTTTATTGCGAGTCTTTCAACTTCTATCATGTATCGCCGCAACCACGATCCACTGCGTCCTTGTAGATTCTTTTCATTCCAATTACAAGCTGGTTCTCGGTCAACATGGCACATGTTAATCTTCTCGGAAAGAGACCTCGTGGTTGCCCAAGAACAGCTCAAAGTCATTGCAGAAAGGATCTGGAGACGGCAGGGATTGACGTGATTTGAGAGTGAAGGTCCAGCTGCAAACTAATGAATACACAAAAAAATACACACAGGCTTCTGCCTATACTTGTTTGGATTTAATTTGGCAGTTTACGCGAAGTACTATTAAGTCACCTGATATGAGAATATAAGGTACCTTTCAGTCACATCtaggcggtgtatgtgatccaccacgaattacactagGAATCTCCaaatgtggtcgaaaatcgcaagatagaagaagtgTGGCATTCTGATATAATCTAGCTATGAGCGCACagtgccaagaatgtcaaaaatcaaaagcagcttagtgctgtacaaaactTTTATCTATGGGcccaccatgctggcatcccgacaCTTTCTCTTGGTTACGTGGCTAGTTCTTTGTCCCTAGATGCACATTGCACCCCGAGAGCTGCTTGAATCATGGCAAGGTACTCGTTTGGCAGCGCAAACTCGGGGCTCCAGATTGGGATTAATAATGCCCCTATCCACAACCCGCAGTTCTATCTACCCCCCCGTAGGTTTTGCAAGGCCCTAGAAATGTGATCAAGTTAACTAATCGCCGATTCTTGGCCCAGCGCGACCGGAAACCCCACCGAATCCTCTATCGACCGTCCCGTTCCGTCGCGACCCAGACTTTGTCGACCGTGGAACGCTACTTGATCAGATACACGAAAAAGGCTCCGTACCGGGATCTCGGATAGCacttctcggccttggtggcgTTGGGTGGGTTCGGAAAGGCCAATGGATTTACCCATGCTAatagaagagaagaaaatcgCAACTTGCTATCGAATACTGTTATCGAGTTCGAGATCAATCGCCCGAGACTTGGGTTTTCTGGATTCACGCTAGCAATGCAACTCGCTTCGAGCAAAGTTGTCGAGCTATTGTCGACCGAGCTCGGATACCCGGTCGGCAGGATCCTAGGGCAAACGTATTCAAACTCCTTGAAGACTGGCTTCAGGACGAAACAAAGGGAAAATGGGTTCTCATCCTTGATAACCTAGATGATGACCAAACACTTCATAAAATTTCACCGATCGGACAGGACGGCCTAGGGAGTAATCAGAGTGGCACGCCAGAACAATCTATCTTGGCATACTTCCCGCAGAGCTTGAACGGCTCAATCATCATGACAAGTCGGTACAGACGCGTGGTATCACACATGGTGGAAGATAGGGATATTATTTCAGTTGAACCGATGGACGAAATCCATGCAATTACACTCTTTGACAAGAAGCTCGGAGTGCAAGCTGCCAGGGAAGACGTCATTCAGCTGACTACGGCACTCGAGTTCATGCCGCTTGCGATTGTACAAGCCGCGGCCTATGTCAAGCAACGGTCACCGCGCCTATCAGTTGCACAGTATCTGGAAAATTTTCGGGGAAGCGACCACCAGAAGACAAGCCTCCTTGATTATGAGGGGGGCCAGCTTCGCAGAGACCGGGAAGCCAAAAACTCCATCCTCATTACCTGGCAAATATCATTTGATTGTATTCGGCAAGAAAGCCCATCCGCGGCGGATTTGTTGTCTCTAATGAGCTTTTTCGATCGACAAGGAATACCTGATAGTCTACTTCAAGGAAACGAAGAGATGAGACAGGAATTAGGCGGTGTTCCTGCATCTAACGTGGATCTGATAGGGGATGGCAGGAATGGAGACGAAAGCAAAAGTGTCAGCGTGGTTGACAAGTTTGAGGACGATATATTGGTGCTGAGAGACTACTCATTCATATCCATTAGTGCGGATGGGGTGAACTTTGAGATGCATCGCCTGGTCCAACTAGCCATGCAGGAATGGCTAAAGGCGCATGGACAGCTTGAAAAGTGGAAGGGACGGTTCATCCGAATCCTTCACCACAAATTCCCAGAAGGAAACTATGAGAACTGGCCTAGGTGCCAGTTGCTATTTGCGCACGTGCAAAGTGCAGTTGCACACCAGCCACATGAAAAGGACATGTTGGAAGAATGGGGTTCGCTGCTTTACGAGGCGGCATCGTTTGCCTGGACTCGAGGAGATTTCGTCGACAGCCAGATAATGGCAAAGAAAGCAACGATTGCAAGGTTGAACTTGTTCGGCCCGGATAATGAAAAGACACTTGACAGCTTTGAAATGCTTGGGTTGGCATATAAGCTTGGAGGCCAGTGGAAGGACGCCGAAAAGCTACAGCTACAAGTGATGGAGACCCGCAAGCAGGTCTCAGGACCAGAGCATCCCGACACGCTGGATAGCATTACCAACCTAGCCTTAACCTACTGCAATCAGGGTCGATGGAAAGACGCTGAAGAGTTACAGTTGCAAGTAGTAGAGAGCTATAAGCGGGTCTTGGGGCTAGAGCATCCCCACACTCTGATTGGCATTGGCAACCTAGCCTCAACCTACCAGAATCAGGGTCAGTGGAGGGACGCTGAAGAGCTACAGCTACAAGTGATGGAGACCCGTAAGCGAGTCTTAGGGCCAGAGCATCCTGATACTCTAATTGGCATTGCCAACCTAGCCTCGACCTACCGGAATCAGGGTCGATGGAAAGACGCCGAAGAGCTAGAATTGCAAGTGATAGAGACCCGCAAGCGTGTCTTAGGGCCAGAGCATCCTGACACTGTGACTGGCATGAACAACCTAGGCTCAACCTACTGGAATCAGGGTCGATGGAAAGACGCAGAAGAGCTACAGTTGCAAGTCATGGAGACCCGCAAGCGGGTCTTAGGGCTAGAACATCCCGACACTCTGACTAGCATGAACAACCTGGCCCATACCTTTAAGTCATTGGGTCAAGACAAGACCGCTTTGCTGTTGATGGCCGAATGCGTTCGACTCCGCGACCAATTACTAGGCCCTGACCACCCATATACCGTGTCTTCCAAATCTGCTTTAAATGAATGGCGTGCGAAGGATGAGCCCTTGTCTTCCCAGTCTGATAAAATGGCAACGGAAACATAAGAGGACCCAATCCTAGCCAGTCTCACAGAAACCTCAAAGCGAGGCCAACCCGACGGACACCGTAGGCGCGAAATCATCTCGCACCTCCTCAGCAGAAAGCAGGATTAACATAGAAAGGAGGTTATTTTAGTGATAACGAAACATAAAGAAAGCAACAAATTCTGTCATCGCAAAGATG from Penicillium psychrofluorescens genome assembly, chromosome: 5 carries:
- a CDS encoding uncharacterized protein (ID:PFLUO_007547-T1.cds;~source:funannotate) translates to MTSRYRRVVSHMVEDRDIISVEPMDEIHAITLFDKKLGVQAAREDVIQLTTALEFMPLAIVQAAAYVKQRSPRLSVAQYLENFRGSDHQKTSLLDYEGGQLRRDREAKNSILITWQISFDCIRQESPSAADLLSLMSFFDRQGIPDSLLQGNEEMRQELGGVPASNVDLIGDGRNGDESKSVSVVDKFEDDILVLRDYSFISISADGVNFEMHRLVQLAMQEWLKAHGQLEKWKGRFIRILHHKFPEGNYENWPRCQLLFAHVQSAVAHQPHEKDMLEEWGSLLYEAASFAWTRGDFVDSQIMAKKATIARLNLFGPDNEKTLDSFEMLGLAYKLGGQWKDAEKLQLQVMETRKQVSGPEHPDTLDSITNLALTYCNQGRWKDAEELQLQVVESYKRVLGLEHPHTLIGIGNLASTYQNQGQWRDAEELQLQVMETRKRVLGPEHPDTLIGIANLASTYRNQGRWKDAEELELQVIETRKRVLGPEHPDTVTGMNNLGSTYWNQGRWKDAEELQLQVMETRKRVLGLEHPDTLTSMNNLAHTFKSLGQDKTALLLMAECVRLRDQLLGPDHPYTVSSKSALNEWRAKDEPLSSQSDKMATET